Proteins from a single region of Nerophis ophidion isolate RoL-2023_Sa linkage group LG10, RoL_Noph_v1.0, whole genome shotgun sequence:
- the clcn3 gene encoding H(+)/Cl(-) exchange transporter 3 isoform X6, whose protein sequence is MEDEDAGADPYLPYDGGGDTIPLQAIPRRGSNYAMSNGGGAPSSSTHLLDFLEEPIPGVGTYDDFHTIDWVREKCKDRERHRKITSKKKESALEFTKSLYDAWSGWLVVTLTGLASGALAGLIDIAADWMNDLKEGVCLSAMWFNHEQCCWTSNETTFAERDKCPQWKSWAELILGQAEGPGSYIMNYFMYIYWALSFAFLAVCLVKVFAPYACGSGIPEIKTILSGFIIRGYLGKWTLMIKTITLVLAVASGLSLGKEGPLVHVACCCGNIFSYLFPKYSKNEAKKREVLSAASAAGVSVAFGAPIGGVLFSLEEVSYYFPLKTLWRSFFAALVAAFVLRSINPFGNSRLVLFYVEYHTPWSLFELIPFILLGVFGGLWGAFFIRANIAWCRRRKSTRFGKYPVLEVILVAAITAVVAFPNPYTRQNTSELIKELFTDCGPLESSQLCQYRSQMNGSKAFSDNPNRPAGPGVYAAMWQLCLALIFKIIMTIFTFGLKVPSGLFIPSMAIGAIAGRIVGIAVEQLAYYHHDWFLFREWCEVGTDCITPGLYAMVGAAACLGGVTRMTVSLVVIVFELTGGLEYIVPLMAAVMTSKWVGDAFGREGIYEAHIRLNGYPFLDAKEEFTHTTLAREVMRPRRSDPPLAVLTQDDLSVEELQAVINETSYNGFPVIVSKESQRLVGFALRRDITIAIENARRKQEGILLNSRVYFTQHAPTLPADSPRPLKLRSILDMSPFTVTDHTPMEIVVDIFRKLGLRQCLVTHNGRLLGVITKKDILRHMAQMANKDPESIMFN, encoded by the exons ATGGAGGATGAGGACGCAGGCGCCGATCCCTATTTGCCTTACGACGGGGGAGGGGACACCATCCCCCTGCAGGCTATCCCAAGAAGAG GCTCCAACTACGCCATGTCTAACGGGGGCGGGGCACCCAGCAGCTCTACTCACCTGCTGGACTTCTTAGAGGAGCCCATTCCCGGCGTGGGCACCTATGACGACTTCCACACCATCGACTGGGTGCGTGAGAAATGCAAGGATCGCGAGAGGCACCGAAAG atCACCAGTAAAAAGAAGGAGTCAGCATTGGAGTTTACAAAGAGTCTATATGACGCTTGGTCAGGATGGCTGGTGGTGACGCTCACAGGTTTAGCCTCAG GGGCGCTGGCCGGTCTGATCGACATTGCCGCCGACTGGATGAACGACCTGAAGGAGGGCGTGTGCCTGAGCGCCATGTGGTTCAACCACGAGCAGTGCTGCTGGACGTCTAACGAGACCACCTTTGCAGAGAGAGACAAGTGTCCCCAATGGAAGAGCTGGGCCGAACTCATCCTGGGCCAGGCCGAG GGTCCAGGCTCGTACATCATGAACTACTTCATGTACATCTACTGGGCGCTGTCCTTTGCCTTCCTTGCCGTGTGTCTGGTCAAGGTGTTTGCTCCGTACGCTTGCGGCTCAGGGATCCCAGAG ATCAAGACCATCCTGAGTGGCTTCATCATCAGAGGCTATCTGGGCAAGTGGACCCTGATGATAAAGACCATCACTTTGGTGCTGGCTGTGGCATCGGGTCTCAGTCTGGGCAAGGAAGGTCCACTGGTCCATGTGGCGTGCTGCTGCGGCAATATCTTCTCCTACCTATTCCCAAAGTACAGCAAGAACGAGGCCAAGAAGCGAGAGGTTCTCTCTGCTGCGTCGGCAGCAGGAGTGTCTGTGGCGTTTGGAGCGCCAATTGGTGGCGTTCTCTTCAGCCTGGAGGAG GTCAGCTACTACTTCCCTCTGAAGACACTGTGGCGTTCTTTTTTTGCCGCCCTAGTGGCCGCCTTTGTCCTGCGCTCCATCAACCCTTTTGGAAACAGCCGGCTGGTGCTGTTCTACGTGGAGTACCACACGCCATGGTCCCTGTTTGAGCTCATCCCCTTCATCCTTCTAGGGGTTTTTGGGGGCCTGTGGGGCGCCTTCTTTATCCGGGCCAACATCGCTTGGTGTAGGAGGCGGAAGTCCACCCGATTTG GTAAGTATCCGGTTTTGGAGGTGATCCTGGTTGCGGCGATTACAGCCGTCGTGGCTTTTCCGAACCCGTATACCCGCCAGAACACCAGCGagctgatcaaggagctcttcaCTGACTGCGGCCCGCTGGAGTCCTCACAGCTCTGCCAGTACCGCAGCCAGATGAACGGCAGCAAAGCCTTTTCGGACAACCCCAACCGGCCCGCTGGGCCCGGAGTCTACGCCGCCATGTGGCAGCTGTGCCTGGCGCTCATCTTCAAAATCATCATGACCATCTTCACCTTCGGCCTCAAG GTGCCGTCGGGCTTGTTCATTCCCAGCATGGCCATCGGGGCGATAGCGGGACGAATCGTTGGCATCGCCGTGGAGCAGCTGGCGTATTACCACCATGACTGGTTCCTGTTTAGAGAGTGGTGCGAAGTCGGAACTGACTGTATCACGCCGGGACTCTATGCCATGGTGGGGGCTGCCGCCTGTCTGG GGGGCGTAACCAGGATGACCGTCTCTCTGGTGGTCATCGTATTCGAGCTGACCGGCGGCCTGGAGTACATCGTTCCCCTCATGGCTGCCGTCATGACCAGCAAATGGGTGGGTGACGCCTTCGGCCGTGAGGGCATCTACGAGGCCCACATCCGCCTTAATGGCTACCCCTTCCTGGACGCCAAGGAGGAATTTACGCACACGACTCTCGCCAGGGAGGTGATGAGACCTCGCCGCAGCGACCCGCCGCTCGCCGTGTTGACGCAGGACGACCTGAGCGTGGAGGAACTGCAGGCCGTCATAAATGAAACAAGTTACAACGGTTTTCCTGTGATCGTGTCCAAGGAGTCCCAGAGGCTTGTGGGCTTCGCTCTGCGTAGGGACATCACGATCGCTATAG AGAACGCCCGCCGAAAGCAGGAAGGCATCCTGTTAAACTCCAGGGTCTACTTCACCCAACACGCCCCCACCCTGCCTGCTGACAGTCCTCGCCCCCTCAAGCTGCGCTCTATCCTGGACATGAGTCCCTTCACGGTGACAGACCACACCCCCATGGAGATCGTGGTGGACATTTTCAGGAAGTTGGGGCTGCGCCAGTGCCTGGTCACTCACAACGG GCGGCTTCTTGGCGTCATCACAAAAAAAGATATTCTCCGTCACATGGCTCAAATGGCAAACAAAGATCCAGAGTCCATCATGTTCAACTGA
- the clcn3 gene encoding H(+)/Cl(-) exchange transporter 3 isoform X5: MSNGGGAPSSSTHLLDFLEEPIPGVGTYDDFHTIDWVREKCKDRERHRKITSKKKESALEFTKSLYDAWSGWLVVTLTGLASGALAGLIDIAADWMNDLKEGVCLSAMWFNHEQCCWTSNETTFAERDKCPQWKSWAELILGQAEGPGSYIMNYFMYIYWALSFAFLAVCLVKVFAPYACGSGIPEIKTILSGFIIRGYLGKWTLMIKTITLVLAVASGLSLGKEGPLVHVACCCGNIFSYLFPKYSKNEAKKREVLSAASAAGVSVAFGAPIGGVLFSLEEVSYYFPLKTLWRSFFAALVAAFVLRSINPFGNSRLVLFYVEYHTPWSLFELIPFILLGVFGGLWGAFFIRANIAWCRRRKSTRFGKYPVLEVILVAAITAVVAFPNPYTRQNTSELIKELFTDCGPLESSQLCQYRSQMNGSKAFSDNPNRPAGPGVYAAMWQLCLALIFKIIMTIFTFGLKVPSGLFIPSMAIGAIAGRIVGIAVEQLAYYHHDWFLFREWCEVGTDCITPGLYAMVGAAACLGGVTRMTVSLVVIVFELTGGLEYIVPLMAAVMTSKWVGDAFGREGIYEAHIRLNGYPFLDAKEEFTHTTLAREVMRPRRSDPPLAVLTQDDLSVEELQAVINETSYNGFPVIVSKESQRLVGFALRRDITIAIENARRKQEGILLNSRVYFTQHAPTLPADSPRPLKLRSILDMSPFTVTDHTPMEIVVDIFRKLGLRQCLVTHNGILLGIITKKNILEHLEELKQHTEPLAASWRHHKKRYSPSHGSNGKQRSRVHHVQLIRSFQDGWVGGGGDSEEEEVHLLDGANL; encoded by the exons ATGTCTAACGGGGGCGGGGCACCCAGCAGCTCTACTCACCTGCTGGACTTCTTAGAGGAGCCCATTCCCGGCGTGGGCACCTATGACGACTTCCACACCATCGACTGGGTGCGTGAGAAATGCAAGGATCGCGAGAGGCACCGAAAG atCACCAGTAAAAAGAAGGAGTCAGCATTGGAGTTTACAAAGAGTCTATATGACGCTTGGTCAGGATGGCTGGTGGTGACGCTCACAGGTTTAGCCTCAG GGGCGCTGGCCGGTCTGATCGACATTGCCGCCGACTGGATGAACGACCTGAAGGAGGGCGTGTGCCTGAGCGCCATGTGGTTCAACCACGAGCAGTGCTGCTGGACGTCTAACGAGACCACCTTTGCAGAGAGAGACAAGTGTCCCCAATGGAAGAGCTGGGCCGAACTCATCCTGGGCCAGGCCGAG GGTCCAGGCTCGTACATCATGAACTACTTCATGTACATCTACTGGGCGCTGTCCTTTGCCTTCCTTGCCGTGTGTCTGGTCAAGGTGTTTGCTCCGTACGCTTGCGGCTCAGGGATCCCAGAG ATCAAGACCATCCTGAGTGGCTTCATCATCAGAGGCTATCTGGGCAAGTGGACCCTGATGATAAAGACCATCACTTTGGTGCTGGCTGTGGCATCGGGTCTCAGTCTGGGCAAGGAAGGTCCACTGGTCCATGTGGCGTGCTGCTGCGGCAATATCTTCTCCTACCTATTCCCAAAGTACAGCAAGAACGAGGCCAAGAAGCGAGAGGTTCTCTCTGCTGCGTCGGCAGCAGGAGTGTCTGTGGCGTTTGGAGCGCCAATTGGTGGCGTTCTCTTCAGCCTGGAGGAG GTCAGCTACTACTTCCCTCTGAAGACACTGTGGCGTTCTTTTTTTGCCGCCCTAGTGGCCGCCTTTGTCCTGCGCTCCATCAACCCTTTTGGAAACAGCCGGCTGGTGCTGTTCTACGTGGAGTACCACACGCCATGGTCCCTGTTTGAGCTCATCCCCTTCATCCTTCTAGGGGTTTTTGGGGGCCTGTGGGGCGCCTTCTTTATCCGGGCCAACATCGCTTGGTGTAGGAGGCGGAAGTCCACCCGATTTG GTAAGTATCCGGTTTTGGAGGTGATCCTGGTTGCGGCGATTACAGCCGTCGTGGCTTTTCCGAACCCGTATACCCGCCAGAACACCAGCGagctgatcaaggagctcttcaCTGACTGCGGCCCGCTGGAGTCCTCACAGCTCTGCCAGTACCGCAGCCAGATGAACGGCAGCAAAGCCTTTTCGGACAACCCCAACCGGCCCGCTGGGCCCGGAGTCTACGCCGCCATGTGGCAGCTGTGCCTGGCGCTCATCTTCAAAATCATCATGACCATCTTCACCTTCGGCCTCAAG GTGCCGTCGGGCTTGTTCATTCCCAGCATGGCCATCGGGGCGATAGCGGGACGAATCGTTGGCATCGCCGTGGAGCAGCTGGCGTATTACCACCATGACTGGTTCCTGTTTAGAGAGTGGTGCGAAGTCGGAACTGACTGTATCACGCCGGGACTCTATGCCATGGTGGGGGCTGCCGCCTGTCTGG GGGGCGTAACCAGGATGACCGTCTCTCTGGTGGTCATCGTATTCGAGCTGACCGGCGGCCTGGAGTACATCGTTCCCCTCATGGCTGCCGTCATGACCAGCAAATGGGTGGGTGACGCCTTCGGCCGTGAGGGCATCTACGAGGCCCACATCCGCCTTAATGGCTACCCCTTCCTGGACGCCAAGGAGGAATTTACGCACACGACTCTCGCCAGGGAGGTGATGAGACCTCGCCGCAGCGACCCGCCGCTCGCCGTGTTGACGCAGGACGACCTGAGCGTGGAGGAACTGCAGGCCGTCATAAATGAAACAAGTTACAACGGTTTTCCTGTGATCGTGTCCAAGGAGTCCCAGAGGCTTGTGGGCTTCGCTCTGCGTAGGGACATCACGATCGCTATAG AGAACGCCCGCCGAAAGCAGGAAGGCATCCTGTTAAACTCCAGGGTCTACTTCACCCAACACGCCCCCACCCTGCCTGCTGACAGTCCTCGCCCCCTCAAGCTGCGCTCTATCCTGGACATGAGTCCCTTCACGGTGACAGACCACACCCCCATGGAGATCGTGGTGGACATTTTCAGGAAGTTGGGGCTGCGCCAGTGCCTGGTCACTCACAACGG GATTTTGTTGGGCATCATCACAAAGAAGAATATATTAGAACATCTGGAGGAGCTCAAGCAGCACACGGAGCCCCTG GCGGCTTCTTGGCGTCATCACAAAAAAAGATATTCTCCGTCACATGGCTCAAATGGCAAACAAAGATCCAGAGTCCATCATGTTCAACTGATCCGCTCCTTCCAGGACGGCTGGGTGGGAGGGGGAGGTGACAGCGAGGAGGAGGAAGTGCACCTACTGGACGGCGCCAACCTATGA